A segment of the Acidobacteriota bacterium genome:
TAAGATCTCGGGATTCGCGACGTTCGGCAAAAACGGCGCGACTTTCGACGGGATCGGCGGCGACCGTCCGCGCTCTTATTTCTGGACGTCGACAGGCCGGACGATCAATGGTCAGCGAAACGTGTACCGCCGCCGCATCGAGGCCAACAGCGGTATGATCTACCGCTTCTCAAATCCCGAGGCGGGCTACGCCGTGTCAGTTCGTTGTGTGCAGTGAAATTGCCAATACACACGAGTCAGATTTTCCGAGGAGAAAGGATCGGCGGGCATGCATCGCATTGTGCTACACTTTCGCAGACATATGTTTAACAAAAAAGGGGAATGGTAAGAATGAGGCTTATTTTAGTTTTATCTATGTTGGTTGTGGTGGTATTGGGCTGTGGGCGTTTTGGGGCGAGCAGCGGGCCTGTGAGCAACAGTTCTGCGAACAGTAATTCTTCTGCCAAACCAGTGAAGAAATTGGTGGATCTGCCATCGCTTCTGGGCAAATCGGTCGACGAGATGAACACGATACTCGGCCAAAAGTTAACGCAGAAAATGTATTCGGTCGACTACGAGATCGAGAACGGCAGCGTTTACGCTCAGTACGACAATATTACGAAGAAACAGACGGTCCTCAGATTCACTTTTAGGGAAATGGAGATCGATGGCAAAAAGGTTCGCGGTTTTGTCACCTCCAAAGCCCTCGAGCAGGCAGTCGGACTCGATCTAACCGGCACGCCGGAGATGTCTGAGTACGAAGAAAAGTACAAAGACTACATGATCAACGGCAAAAAATGCGACGTCACCGTGAAAAAGATGCTCGAGGCCTACACCTCCATCTCACTTATGTGTCTCTAGTCCTCCAATCTTGCTCCGATCGAAAATAAAACAAAGGCCGCGAGCGTAATGTTCGCGGCCCTTTCTTTGGCAAAGGCCCGCACGAAGTAAGGGCGTTTCACCCGACGTAATATGAAACGCACGAAATGCCTGTATTTACTGCCCCGCACGCATTTCTCGAAAACCTTATTCCCCTGTTCCCGCGAAAATCCCCCGATTCCCAAAAGAAAATCTATGACAAATCAATAACTATTTCTCATAGATCGAAACTAATTTCTCCCAAAAACGATTCTATTTGTCCCCCACTACCTTCTTTCTCTCCCAAACCAATTTTTATTTCTCCCGGACAAGAATTCTCCGCCATTTTCAGAAACCGTTCTCCCGCAAAAACAAGAAAATCTGCCACGGAAAAACTTCTTTCCCTGACAGATCACTTTCTATCCGAAACAAACTTCCTTCTCTCGGCCACAAACTAATTTCTCTCCGGAACAAATTTCCTTCTCTCCGCCGAAAACCAGTTTCTCCAAAGCCGCTCTGCGGCCCTATTTGAGGAAAAGCTATGCTTTTCCAGTAAAACCCAAAACAAAACCAACGCGGCTCCGCCGCCACCTCTCAAATAAAATCATTGAATTCGAAGAAAAAGCCCGTAAACACGGGCAAAGGCGGAAACGCGACTGTTAAGGAGCGTGCCAACGTGATCACGAGACTCGGCACGCTCGTTCACACTCGCGTTTCTGCCGCTTTCGCTTTGTGCGAAAACGCACAGAATTATGTGTTGAACTTTTGCATTGTAGAATTATCGCTCCCGCGTTGTTGGTTTTTCCTCTGCATTGAGCCTGAACGAAGGAGAAGTGTGAATAATATAATTACCCCGACCGCGAATAAGCTGCTTGCCTCTCTGCCCGGCAACGAACTGGAACGATTGGTGCCGAAACTCGAAAAGGTTGACCTGACATTCGGCAAACAGATCTTTGATCGCGGCGAATTGATCGAACATGTTTATTTTCCGATAAGCACCGTCACCACGCTGCTGGCGGTTGGGCCGGAAGATTTGACTCTGGAGATCGGCCTGGTCGGCCCCGAAGGCATCGTCGGGCTGCCGGCGGTGATCGGAGATAAAGTTGCGCCGTATCGGGCGGTTGTTCAGGCTGACGGAACGGCGATGAGGATGGCCGCGAAGGATTTTGAGATCGAATGCGCCAATGCCGAGACCTTGCGACGTATGCTCTTGCGTTTTTCTTATGTCACAATGGTGCAGACCTCGCTCGCGTCCGCGTGCCATCGCTTTCACGAGATCGAGAAACGTCTCGTCCGCTGGATCCTGATGACGAGCGTCCGCATCGAGACCAGCGAGATCCTGGTGACGCATGATTTCCTCACAAACATTCTCGGAGAAAGGCCCGAAGCGGTCGATAGAGCCTTCGCATCGCTTGAGAACAGGAATTTGATCAGGTACAGCCGCAACCGCCTCGTGATCCCCGACCGTATCGCCCTCGAAGCCGCCGCCTGCAAATGCTATAAGATCATCCGCGACGAGGAACGGAACTTCATGATCTTGCATTAAACCGCCGAAACGACAGACAGCAAACCTCTAGACGGTCGAATCCTTATTAGATCTGCGAGTTTCTTCGCGCACGTCTTAGAACATTCCGATCGGTGCGGTAGCGTACATTCCGCGACTCGTTGCGGCGATATTATCTTTATACGTTAAGTGCAT
Coding sequences within it:
- a CDS encoding Crp/Fnr family transcriptional regulator, with amino-acid sequence MNNIITPTANKLLASLPGNELERLVPKLEKVDLTFGKQIFDRGELIEHVYFPISTVTTLLAVGPEDLTLEIGLVGPEGIVGLPAVIGDKVAPYRAVVQADGTAMRMAAKDFEIECANAETLRRMLLRFSYVTMVQTSLASACHRFHEIEKRLVRWILMTSVRIETSEILVTHDFLTNILGERPEAVDRAFASLENRNLIRYSRNRLVIPDRIALEAAACKCYKIIRDEERNFMILH